TGGTATTCTCCAAACCATACTTTGGATATTGATTCCTGATTGGTATTATTCTCGTTTGTTGCAAGGTAATATCTTGTTTTTAAACTATGCCTGTGTCCCTTCGGAGTGAAGTAAGTAATGAACGGATCTATTGTTGAGCGTATGGTATGGTAATTACTTACGCTTCCGCCTTGAGGATAATACGCAGAGTCACCGCTCTGCCAGAGAATAAAATACCCGCCATTTGTAACCATAAAATTTTCATTAATGCCGGCTGCAAGCCCTTTCACTTTTTGAAAACGATACCGCGAGTTAAAGTTGAATCGCATCCGTTGTTCTTTCTCCAACTGGCGATACCCATTATCTTCATATACATTTCCTCCAAGAATAAGGTCCAAATTATTTATCTGTTGTGAATTCAGAAAGGAAAGATTCTTCACTAAAGGTCCTCCTGCGAGTGAAACATCCTTATCCCACCATTTAAGTTCTCTTCGCTTTGGCTCATCATAAAATCCGGAAGAAATGCTTACGCTGGTGCGGGCGGTATCTTTCGGATAAGAAGTGCGGAAGTTGATCACTCCGTTCAGTGCCGAAGAACCAAACAAAGCCGAAGAGGCGCCTTTAATGATTTCAACCTGCTCAACGTTTTCTATGGGAATGAAGTTCCATTTCACATCGCCTGCATCGGCAGTGAGAAGCGGCAAATCATCCACCAGCACCATCACGCGTGTTCCCGCTCCATAACTGAAACCGCTGCCTCCCCGGATGTTCGCCTGCCCGTCTAAAATATTTACGCCCGGGCATTGTTGCATCAGGTCTTCCATGTTGGTAGTGTTCTTGTTCTCAATGAGCGCCTGCTTCATCACATCCATAGAAACAGTTACTTCTTCCAGTTTCTGCTCAAACTTTCCGGCAGAAATTACAATAGTGCCCAGTTCGGTGGCATCCACTGAAAGAGAAAGGTTGAGCCACATGGTTTCATTTTCTTTTATGTCCACTTTATGAACCAGCGTGCTGTACCCGATGAATTTGAATTCCACAGAATGGCTTCCGGCAGAACATTGCGTTTGATAATTACCTCCTGTATCTGAAACAGCAACGCCCTTGCCATCCACATAAATGCTCACGCCACCAAGACCTTCTTTTGTTTTGGCATCCGCTATCCTTCCTTTCAATGTTCCTTCCTGCGCTGCAAGAAATGACAGTTGAAATATGGCGATGAAAAGAGTGAGTAAGCGTATAATCATAATGTTATTTTTGTTCTGTTTTAGAAATTATCAATACAAAAGTAAAAATTAGATTCAAAGAAGGAAATCGTGAACAGCCCTCTTCTATATAATATAGGTATCACTCTTCTGCCGGGCGTGGGCGATGTGACTGCAAAAAACTTAATTGCTTATTGCGGAAGCGCGGAAGCGGTATTCAAAGAGAAGAAATCCAAACTGGAAAAAATCCCCGGCATCGGAAGTTTGACTGCCGAAGCTATCTCAAAAAGCGATGTGATAAAAGATGTTCTGACCCGATCTGAAGAAGAAATAAAATTCATGGAGAAGAAAGAAATCATCCCCCTTTTTTTTACGGATGTGAATTATCCCGCAAGACTCAAGCAGTGTGATGATTCCCCTGTGATGCTTTATACAAAAGGCACTATGAATCCCGCAGGAAATTCTTCCAACGGGATAAATCTTAATGCCGATAAAATAATCAGCATCGTGGGTTCACGCAAATCCACTGCCTACGGGAAAAAGATATGCGAGCAAATTGTGGATGCGTTTGCTTCTTACAGCGTTCTTATCGTTAGCGGACTTGCCTACGGGATTGACATAACCGCTCATCGTTCTGCGCTGAAAAATAATTTACCTACTGTGGGTGTTCTCGCACACGGGCTGGATAATCTTTATCCTTCTGAACATACCAACACGGCAGAAAAAATGTGTGAGAATGGCGGGTTGATTACTGAATTCATGAGCAACACGAAAATGAATCCTGAATATTTTCCACGCAGAAACCGTATTGTGGCAGGCATGGCTGACGCTACCATTGTGATTGAAGCAACTTATAAAAGCGGTGCGCTCATCACTGCCGAAATCGCCAACTCATATGACCGGGAAGTGTTCGCTGTTCCGGGAAGAATGGACGATATTTCTTCCGAAGGCTGCAATCTGCTCATCAAAGCCAATAAAGCAATGCTGATTCAGTCTGCTGAAGACATTATTAAAGCATTGAACTGGAATGTGGAGAGCAAAAAGCCGAAACGAATGCAGGCGGAACTCTTTGCAAACCTTTCCGAGGAAGAAGAGGCACTGGTAAACATCCTTAAAGAGAAAGAAAAGATTCACATAGACGATTTATGCCTCGCTTCAAGATTATCCATGAGCCGCGCGGCAACTCTCCTGCTGAATCTCGAATTCTCGGGTGCTGTAAAATCGCTGCCGGGCAAAATGTATGCGTTAAACAATTAGTTGAACTAAATAATTTTCTGAAACGACAAAATTTTTTCACAGAATAATTAAAAAAACTTTTCATGTTCATAACTAAGTTGAAATGTTGATTGAAAAATTTCCGTATGAAAAAATATTTTTCAAATATTTGTAGCAACAAAAAATACAAAAATATTTTCTCATAAAACCCCGAAGACCTCGGGGTTTTTCATCCTCAGGAAGAAAAAAATAAGATATACAACATAAAAAAATTCACCGATGAGCAACACCACAGAACCACTCCTGCAGGAAAACAAAGACCGATTCGTTTTATTTCCCATACAGCACAACGATATTTGGGATATGTATAAAAAAGCAGAAGCCAGTTTCTGGACAGCCGAAGAAATTGATCTCTCCCCCGATCTTCAGGACTGGGAAAACAAACTTAACAACGATGAGAAACATT
This region of Bacteroidota bacterium genomic DNA includes:
- a CDS encoding TonB-dependent receptor codes for the protein MIIRLLTLFIAIFQLSFLAAQEGTLKGRIADAKTKEGLGGVSIYVDGKGVAVSDTGGNYQTQCSAGSHSVEFKFIGYSTLVHKVDIKENETMWLNLSLSVDATELGTIVISAGKFEQKLEEVTVSMDVMKQALIENKNTTNMEDLMQQCPGVNILDGQANIRGGSGFSYGAGTRVMVLVDDLPLLTADAGDVKWNFIPIENVEQVEIIKGASSALFGSSALNGVINFRTSYPKDTARTSVSISSGFYDEPKRRELKWWDKDVSLAGGPLVKNLSFLNSQQINNLDLILGGNVYEDNGYRQLEKEQRMRFNFNSRYRFQKVKGLAAGINENFMVTNGGYFILWQSGDSAYYPQGGSVSNYHTIRSTIDPFITYFTPKGHRHSLKTRYYLATNENNTNQESISKVWFGEYQYQLHLKKELNITSGITGTYSEVIADSMYGNHFSSNVGIFSQVDKKFDRLVLSFGARGEYFKVDTAETKTNIILGKDTSIIPIHPVARAGLNYRLFPKTHLRASFGQGYRFPSVAEKFISTQVSGLTVYPNPKIQPEKGWSAEVGAKQAFKLSGLRGYVDVAGFWQEYVNMMEFTFDYWVPPGTPNPNDPYTKLMYFGAKSVNVGRAQIKGAEVTVAAEGKIGKATITLLGGYTYIKPIDLDYDSTTLRAYYKDSLVAEKNLKSGGSYNGNILKYRYEHTAKIDLQVDYKKWSAGISVRYNSFMKNIDASFQDPLLVDIYPILPKNYTYILPGLKEYRQEHNTGDVVLDYRISYAIAKGVKTSMVVNNAFNREYMGRPGDVQPPRSFAFMLSVKI
- the dprA gene encoding DNA-protecting protein DprA, which gives rise to MNSPLLYNIGITLLPGVGDVTAKNLIAYCGSAEAVFKEKKSKLEKIPGIGSLTAEAISKSDVIKDVLTRSEEEIKFMEKKEIIPLFFTDVNYPARLKQCDDSPVMLYTKGTMNPAGNSSNGINLNADKIISIVGSRKSTAYGKKICEQIVDAFASYSVLIVSGLAYGIDITAHRSALKNNLPTVGVLAHGLDNLYPSEHTNTAEKMCENGGLITEFMSNTKMNPEYFPRRNRIVAGMADATIVIEATYKSGALITAEIANSYDREVFAVPGRMDDISSEGCNLLIKANKAMLIQSAEDIIKALNWNVESKKPKRMQAELFANLSEEEEALVNILKEKEKIHIDDLCLASRLSMSRAATLLLNLEFSGAVKSLPGKMYALNN